The Nitrospira sp. sequence AACATTTTAGCATTGGCTGTGGCGTCGGCCCTCTCTTGCTCTTGCTTAAAGTGGGCCAACATGAATTTTATTATTCCTTTTTTGCCTGTTCCATAGTACTGTCACAAATTATAGGAAAATCTCGCGTCGCCAAAAATTTTGTCTTCACTTCCTGTGAAAACGTTTTTTCGACTTCCTTAGCTATTTCCTCAGCATGTTTGGCGTGAGTTCTTTCATGGGTCTCGACGTGTTCGACAACGCGATTCCATTCCTGTGCGCACTGTGATGCCTCTGGCCAGTTATGCTTCCAATTAATACGGTGCATTTGCGGCTTAGCCTGGTATGTTACAGTTGTTAGCTTTGTAACCTTGAGG is a genomic window containing:
- a CDS encoding DUF922 domain-containing protein, with the translated sequence MTEDEQKAQGVDPDKGILGYTEPGWAPYYGYYADNLSKAGDAGNGKVCLKVTKLTTVTYQAKPQMHRINWKHNWPEASQCAQEWNRVVEHVETHERTHAKHAEEIAKEVEKTFSQEVKTKFLATRDFPIICDSTMEQAKKE